One window from the genome of Plasmodium reichenowi strain SY57 chromosome 8, whole genome shotgun sequence encodes:
- a CDS encoding alpha/beta hydrolase, putative, which yields MFHLYELLMFFLRHPRDEYNEEFLGPIFMHFYDKNYYRKDLIIKNRRGEKLKCSFFTPFNYNENTPCVIYTHSASSCQLEVLDILHILLLCECSIFSYDCSGCGLSDGYYSTKGWNESQDLYLLLNHLHSVEKIKNFVLWGKYSGAVSSIIAAALYGNIKLLILDSPYVSLIELYKTTFHLNAKKKGEIFFKNVCLYLVRKQIKKKFHYDINNVCPIFFIEDITIPTIYIISKNDKIIHPVHSLYFAYKQQKAYKIFYISESSTQTYENFSYENKLTLAIKTILYGCSINSTEFKKVFDVYAYWKLFYSLKDKYENEFFFIDKLITKKLNQKNKIIKNVKKFILFKYESKTSLNSSTQSTMDSIREFNTNENEYSQQKLFAENKCENYKINQFKHSGNISECLYSDIDIMTDDHKVTSNPFKDKHVDNLHNYNQTYGHIEEQQKESELLHMQSARSSLKSNKNTYKKSLTWDSKLQSSITYFKEDCPFQLLKND from the exons ATGtttcatttatatgaactgttaatgttttttttaagacATCCAAGGGATGAATATAATGAAGAATTTTTAGGTCCTATATTTATGcatttttatgataaaaattattatagGAAAGATttgattataaaaaatagaagaggagagaaattaaaatgttcttttttcacaccttttaattataatgagAATACACCTTgtgttatatatacacattcTGCAAGTAGTTGTCAATTAGAAGTTTTGgatatattacatattcttttattatgtGAATGTTCTATATTTTCCTATGATTGTTCAGGTTGTGGTTTATCAGATGGATATTATTCTACTAAGGGTTGGAATGAATCTCAAGATTTGTATTTGTTATTAAATCATTTACATTCTGTagaaaagataaaaaattttgttttatgGGGAAAATATTCCGGCGCAGTAAGTTCAATAATAGCAGCCGCCTTGTatggaaatataaaattgttG ATTCTGGACTCACCATATGTATCTTTAattgaattatataaaacaacATTTCACTTGAACGCTAAGAAAAAAGGAGAgatcttttttaaaaatgtcTGTTTATATTTAGTAAGGAAACAAATTAAGAAGAAGTTCcattatgatataaataatgtgtgtccaatattttttattgaaGATATTACAATTCCCacaatttatattatttcaaaaaatgataaaataatacatcctgttcattctttatattttgcatataaacaacaaaaagcatataaaattttttatatatcagAATCTTCAACACAAacatatgaaaatttttcttatgAAAATAAACTAACTCTAGCTATTAAAACCATATTATATGGATGTTCTATTAACAGTACAGAATTTAAAAAGGTTTTTGATGTATATGCTTATTggaaattattttatagtttgaaagataaatatgagaatgaatttttttttattgataaattaataacaaaaaaattaaatcaaaaaaataaaatcattaaaaatgttaaaaaGTTTATTCTGTTCAAGTATGAATCTAAGACCTCCTTAAACTCATCGAC CCAATCAACTATGGATTCTATTCGAGAATTCAATACGa atgaaaatgaatattCTCAACAAAAATTATTCGCAGAAAATAAATGTGAAAACTATAAAATTAACCAATTTAAGCATTCGGGAAATATTAGTGAATGCTTATATTCTGATATTGATATTATGACAGATGACCATAAGGTTACGAGCAATCCTTTTAAAGATAAACATGTAGATAATTTACATAACTATAATCAGACATATGGACATATTGAAGAACAACAAAAGGAATCCGAATTATTACACATGCAAAGCGCAAGAAGTTCTTTAAAATCaa AcaaaaatacatataaaaaatctTTAACATGGGATAGCAAACTTCAGAGTTCTATTACTTATTTCAAAGAAGATTGCCCATTTCAATTGTTAAAGAATGATTAA
- a CDS encoding hypothetical protein (conserved Plasmodium protein, unknown function), producing the protein MNETSYIPGYRDINIQAFYRPQEDYAFANNIRAKQFIYNPYFKKALKGPYIKKMYEPFEMNKPHIKTLFSPHILSHTKLNRQCNPLVSYPYGIPRDIEYEKCPKCKGKKKEHTIKYNKKEKKKNINKIDTFSYENNFFVSRLKPGYNNSSQEQYINIEKNYDNDDVINMDIYDIENIKDKSKQESYEDTYSLPMGNENIHDYSQSSTNSYDVIKELNKPRYENLDNFPMQYINTHDNDDSSMYYYSYNEKENFNSQEKIKKKNLDLKDLHINDEINIPNKYKNDTKYKHNDVEESSSSLNSEEKYEIDNIISKYNNNNDIEKDNKKKMNLIDNNIINRDKKGKKDLLIMLINDLTHGKIKHKKEKNDEKYRMNHENKIKRENKIKHEDKKKRENMIKNENVVKNEEILKNTQQNLKQVKICENENIFSKYNVMEIYKNQNSMSTDNTKEKNTSKQNAHHMKEHEKKKEMEVEHYHRYCKSGNGKNGKNGKNEKNEKNEKNEKNEKNEKNEKREKEKKHEDTKIKRVYYKNSLELPKSNEQDMYQSNLSKKKSFNPKKNKKVSIEKEPIFFKKSKDDQSKIAKQIIARAKSMKMKRIGTINFPTKNSNNISLKKRNTLKKLNTMVESKFKKQNTIVLKKRKTMPRLHLTKPPNPIIFINKKKFLKAQKTVHIHDNNKKNKNNNTNNNDNNNNNNFNNNRKKILSRSKTKVYINNKSKIFKKAEVKMVSKNPFNILASINSSNTNIQDEKDKNTIKKDYVGNNNKNLNIPSKKDKPQINNHSVRNKLKSKKDELYQNILSLTKNMKEQPLKKTYHEHINHKDLLSLTSKNSDEIYDNSVDGVL; encoded by the coding sequence ATGAACGAAACAAGTTATATACCAGGTTACAGAGATATTAATATTCAAGCATTTTATAGACCACAAGAAGATTATGCTTTCgcaaataatataagaGCTAAgcaatttatatataatccTTATTTTAAGAAGGCATTAAAAGGTCcatatatcaaaaaaatgtatGAACCTTTTGAAATGAATAAACCACATATAAAAACCTTATTTTCTCCACATATCCTTTCTCACACAAAACTAAATAGACAATGCAATCCTTTAGTATCCTATCCTTATGGTATTCCTCGAGATATTGAATATGAAAAGTGTCCAAAATGtaaagggaaaaaaaaggaaCACACAATTaagtataataaaaaagagaagaagaagaatataaataagatAGATACGTTTAGTTACGAGAACAACTTTTTTGTTTCAAGATTAAAACCCGGGTATAATAATTCCAGTCAGGaacaatatattaatatagaaaaaaattatgacAATGACGATGTTATTAATATGGACATATAtgatatagaaaatattaagGATAAATCAAAACAGGAGTCCTATGAAGATACATACTCACTTCCTATGggaaatgaaaatatacatGATTACTCCCAATCATCAACAAATAGTTACGATGTAATAAAAGAACTTAACAAGCCACGTTATGAAAATTTAGATAATTTCCCTATGCAATATATCAATACACATGACAATGATGATTCATCcatgtattattatagcTATAATGAGaaagaaaattttaattctcaagaaaaaataaaaaaaaaaaatttggATTTAAAGGATCTCCATATTAatgatgaaataaatatacctaataaatataaaaatgacacaaaatataaacataatgATGTTGAAGAATCTTCAAGTTCCCTTAATTCtgaagaaaaatatgaaattgacaatataataagcaaatataacaataataatgatatagaaaaagataataaaaaaaaaatgaactTGATTGATAACAATATAATCAATAGAGATAAGAAAGGCAAAAAGgatttattaattatgcTTATCAATGATCTGACTCatggaaaaataaaacacaaaaaagaaaaaaatgatgaaaaataCCGAATGAATCATgagaataaaataaaacgtgaaaataaaataaaacatgaagataaaaaaaaacgtgagaacatgataaaaaatgaaaatgttgtaaaaaatgaggaaatattaaaaaatacacaACAAAACCTAAAGCAAGTAAAAATATGcgaaaatgaaaatatatttagCAAATACAATGTGATggaaatttataaaaaccAAAATAGTATGTCAACAGATAatacaaaagaaaaaaatacatcCAAACAAAATGCTCATCATATGAAAGAacatgaaaaaaagaaagaaatgGAAGTAGAACATTACCATAGGTACTGTAAATCAGGAAATGgaaaaaatggaaaaaatggaaaaaatgaaaaaaatgaaaaaaatgaaaaaaatgaaaaaaatgaaaaaaatgaaaaaaatgaaaaacgtgaaaaagaaaaaaaacatgaggacacaaaaattaaaagagtatattataaaaatagttTGGAATTACCTAAATCAAATGAACAAGATATGTATCAATCAAATTTatcgaaaaaaaaatctttcaatcccaaaaaaaataaaaaggtaTCTATAGAAAAGGAACCTAtctttttcaaaaaaagCAAAGATGATCAATCAAAAATAGCAAAACAAATAATAGCTAGAGCAAAATcaatgaaaatgaaaagaataGGTACCATTAATTTCCCAACTAAAAATAGCAATAATATAAGTCTTAAGAAACGAAATACactaaaaaaattaaatacaATGGTGGAAtcaaaatttaaaaagCAAAACACTATAGtattgaaaaaaagaaaaactATGCCAAGGTTGCATTTGACGAAACCACCCAACccaataatttttataaacaaaaaaaaattcctAAAAGCACAGAAGACTGTACATATCCACgacaataataaaaaaaataaaaataataacacaaataataatgataataataataataataattttaataataatagaaagAAAATTCTTAGTAGATCTAAGACAAAagtttatattaataataaatcaaaaattttcaaaaaGGCAGAAGTAAAAATGGTTTCAAAAAATCCATTTAACATATTAGCATCTATCAACAGCTCAAATACCAATATACAAGATGAAAAGGACaaaaatacaataaaaaaagattatgtaggaaataataataaaaaccTAAATATTCCTTCTAAAAAAGATAAACCCCAAATTAATAATCATTCTGTAAGAAATAAATTGAAATCAAAAAAGGATGAATTATATCAGAATATTTTATCACTAACCAAAAATATGAAAGAGCAACCTTTAAAGAAAACATATCatgaacatataaatcATAAGGATTTATTATCCTTAACCTCAAAAAATAGTGatgaaatatatgataattcGGTTGATGGAGTATTGTAA
- a CDS encoding DnaJ protein, putative, giving the protein MGRKASNDSYENSDVNGAVSRRKSKGKDDINDIMNDLNKKKMNEKKNMKDKKDGNFSGNMIGGMYKNKLRYILDNIIIICIILSFVVLISFKYLEEKYSIESYFEDGDSFDYYEVLKCKRGDSIQKIKKNYRDLSKQYHPDSNKNCKDCDKKFQEITKAYKTLSDSRLKKAYDNSKGKVLKLIESNSINLNMKNYVDLVENSNDYWIIQIYSDTDSLCLSFSNIWEESFDKYHEYISFGRINISTDKKLIKQKVPFNVKIYPTIFILSPDGTYQLYSNIFNATSKDFQNFITSNYPNNIYDLKMLNDALYKMSSLNVKKSGYIDKNHHVILLTNKKKLSLQAKQITYKFNNIYKTYSIKYNEIDNISNESIKKSIIDSLKVLSIKKDEYLKENQNIDYFILVNNNQVKIIRRISPTNIKNVYNDALKKNIVEINSINVDSVCSTMASRKTYCYVIFVDNIDDEKNVNYMRKTYQNINSSYNKFVSKNGSEETEEQLFIQPVYVLKKNLTKKFNKFINDKTINKYDTFLLDYSSNTFSSINEIKNLSNYSQNKEDLSFLHNIYKDIEILNFQKIPKYCLPFNINCLFNIKTTTPYKLYNIINRTSKLQIIFSLIVGFMLFPTFKEYGFFKYVLFALSVGFSVIVINIKDFILLLAS; this is encoded by the coding sequence ATGGGTAGAAAAGCTTCTAATGATAGCTACGAGAATTCAGATGTAAACGGTGCTGTTTCTAGAAGGAAATCTAAAGGGAAGgatgatataaatgatattatGAATGACTTgaataagaagaaaatgaatGAGAAGAAGAATATGAAAGATAAGAAGGATGGTAATTTTTCAGGAAATATGATAGGTGGAATGTATAAGAATAAattaagatatatattagataatataataataatttgtattattttatcatttgttgtattaatatcttttaaatatttagaAGAGAAATATTCTATAGAATCTTATTTTGAAGATGGAGATAGTTTTGATTATTATGAAGTTTTAAAATGTAAGAGAGGTGATAGTATTcaaaagataaaaaagaattatcGTGATTTATCTAAACAATATCATCCAGATAGTAATAAGAATTGTAAAGATTGTGATAAGAAATTTCAAGAAATAACAAAAGCATATAAAACATTATCAGATAGTAGATTAAAGAAAGCATATGATAATTCTAAAGGAAAGgttttaaaattaattgaATCAAATAGTATTAATTTGAACatgaaaaattatgttGATTTGGTAGAAAATTCAAATGATTATTGGataattcaaatatattcGGATACAGATAGTTTATGTTTAAgtttttcaaatatatgGGAAGAAAGTTTTGATAAATATCACgaatatatatcatttggtaggataaatatttcaacagataagaaattaataaaacaaaaagtACCTTTTAATGTTAAAATATATCCAACGatattcattttatcaCCTGATGGTACATATCAACTATATTCTAACATATTTAATGCTACATCTAAGGATTTTCAAAATTTCATTACTAGTAATTATcctaataatatatatgatttaaaaatgttaaatGATGCTTTGTATAAAATGTCTTCATTAAATGTAAAGAAGTCTGGatatattgataaaaaccatcatgttatattattaactAATAAGAAGAAATTAAGTTTACAAGCTAAGCAAATTActtataaatttaataatatatataaaacgtattctataaaatataatgaaatagataatatatcaaatgAGTCTATTAAAAAGTCTATAATTGATTCATTAAAAGTATTaagtattaaaaaagacGAATATCTAAAagaaaatcaaaatattgattattttattttagtAAACAATAATCAAGTAAAAATTATACGAAGAATATCTCCAAcgaatataaaaaatgtatataatgatgcattaaaaaaaaatattgtagAAATTAATTCTATAAATGTTGATTCTGTTTGTTCAACTATGGCTTCAAGAAAAACATATTGTTATGTTATATTTGTAGATAATAttgatgatgaaaaaaatgtcAATTATATGAGAAAAACAtatcaaaatattaatagttCATATAACAAATTTGTATCTAAAAATGGTTCAGAAGAAACAGAAGAacaattatttatacaaccagtatatgtattaaaaaaaaatctaacaaaaaaatttaacaagtttataaatgataaaacaattaataaatatgatacATTCTTACTTGATTATTCATCTAATACATTTTCATCAATtaatgaaattaaaaacTTAAGTAATTATTCacaaaataaagaagatTTATCATTcttacataatatatacaaagATATTGAAATCTTAAACTTTCAAAAAATACCAAAATATTGCTTACCTTTTAATATCAATTGCctatttaatattaaaactACAACAccatataaattatataatattattaatagaACATCCAAGTtacaaattattttctCTTTAATTGTTGGTTTTATGTTATTCCCAACTTTTAAGGAATATGGATTCTTCAAATATGTTTTGTTTGCTTTATCCGTCGGATTTTCAGTTATTgtcataaatataaaggaTTTCATTCTTCTATTAGCTAGTTAA
- a CDS encoding hypothetical protein (conserved Plasmodium protein, unknown function) produces the protein MKEYHISIDTKKIFDRAYAISLKMCDKFIRPFLYYGFTPMIFGYGLYYNNEFTLNPFKLIPKILIG, from the exons ATGAAAGAATATCATATTAGTATAGATACCaagaaaatatttgatAGG gCATATGCCATATCTCTTAAAATGTGTGATAAATTTATAAGaccatttttatattacgGTTTCACACCAATGATATTTGGATATGGactttattataataatgagTTTACCCTCAATCcttttaaattaattccaaaaattttaatagGTTAA
- a CDS encoding membrane skeletal protein IMC1-like protein has protein sequence MQGETINVPSSSVPYTFEHSKHLKSKILKPIRQEKVVKVPVTQYVEKIVEKEEIKYVNKYVDVIKPIITYKTKHISKPIYLDKIKYQPKVIEKEKIIHIPKIEYRNKIVEIPVYVHKENIIEKKVPLIVERVVPVLKVNRVEKEILTNSFEIPEICEMTKVENNIHMGKNVHETNQQISCNVSEKGNSFVSEINKEKSDIYNIETYRHMQTTNASPKVYSQLEISSSNMDNQNVETLKDKNNVVDSNDTSDEEEYNEGNLEHKNETRYHEATNEYSNYDFTSEKNQKINDEENNSKELINSNMEENYYDIDERFKDSNISHVSIHLPEEKGVEQQSYEQNYMNSCNNNYNIIESNLRDTSGSVYNNINTYGTYYSDHMNPQFDKTFVNQSYNGSKGYIQKITERNNIPNYSTNTMEHLKIVEEKHPNSSNLHISNERFSTLPSVYGARSVTGKSNFVPSYANSNGQAIVSVRPATIVEYVPKSKKYKASLCNFINKCCGNM, from the coding sequence atgcaAGGTGAAACAATTAATGTACCTTCTTCCAGTGTTCCTTATACCTTTGAACATTCAAAACATTTGAAGAGTAAAATTCTTAAACCAATACGCCAAGAAAAAGTAGTGAAGGTTCCTGTTACTCAATATGTAGAAAAAATAGTAGAAAAAGAGGaaattaaatatgtaaataaatatgtagaTGTTATTAAACCTATAATTACCtataaaacaaaacatATTTCAAAACCCATTTACTTAGATAAAATTAAGTATCAGCCAAAAGTAAtagaaaaggaaaaaattatacatataccCAAAATAGAATACAGAAACAAAATTGTAGAAATACCAGTATACGTTCATAAAGAAAACattatagaaaaaaagGTCCCTCTAATTGTAGAACGTGTTGTTCCAGTATTAAAGGTAAACAGAGTTGAGAAAGAAATTTTGACTAATAGCTTTGAAATACCTGAAATCTGTGAAATGACAAAGgttgaaaataatattcatatggGAAAAAATGTGCATGAGACAAACCAACAAATTTCTTGTAATGTTTCCGAAAAGGGAAATTCATTTGTATCcgaaataaataaagaaaaaagtgatatttataatatcgAAACATACAGACATATGCAAACAACCAATGCATCACCTAAAGTTTATTCACAATTGGAGATATCATCTTCCAATATGGATAACCAAAATGTTGAAAcattaaaagataaaaataatgtagTTGATAGTAATGATACTTCTGATGAAGAGGAATACAATGAAGGAAACTTGgaacataaaaatgaaacaaGATACCATGAAGCTACTAATGAATATTCTAATTATGATTTTACATCAGAGAAAAATCAAAAGataaatgatgaagaaaacAATTCAAAGGAATTAATTAATAGTAATATGGAAGAAAATTACTATGATATTGATGAACGCTTTAAGGATTCCAATATATCTCATGTAAGTATTCATTTACCAGAAGAAAAAGGAGTTGAACAACAGTCCTATGAACAAAACTATATGAATTCctgtaataataattacaatATAATAGAATCGAACTTAAGAGATACTAGTGGTTcagtatataataatattaacacGTATGGTACATATTATTCTGATCATATGAACCCACAATTTGATAAAACCTTTGTAAACCAATCATATAATGGCTCTAAGGgttatattcaaaaaataacGGAGAGAAATAATATTCCTAATTATAGTACAAATACAATGGAACATCTTAAAATAGTAGAAGAAAAACATCCAAATTCATCGAATTTACATATATCTAATGAAAGGTTTTCAACATTACCTAGTGTATATGGCGCACGTTCGGTTACAGGAAAATCTAATTTTGTTCCTTCCTATGCTAATAGTAATGGACAAGCAATTGTATCAGTACGACCTGCAACAATTGTAGAGTATGTACctaaatcaaaaaaatacaaaGCTTCATTGTgcaattttattaataaatgcTGTGGTAATATGTAA
- a CDS encoding dicarboxylate/tricarboxylate carrier, putative, with product MDRDIAKYDLESSSSVDVNKKGNNNKSVFEKIKPFAVGGASGMFATFCIQPLDMVKVRIQLNAEGKNVLKNPFIVAKDIIKNEGFLSLYKGLDAGLTRQVIYTTGRLGLFRTFSDMVKKEGEPLPFYKKCFCALAAGGLGAFIGNPADLSLIRLQADNTLPKELKRNYTGVFNALYRISKEEGLFALWKGSVPTIARAMSLNLGMLSTYDQSKEFLQKYLGVGMKTNLVASVISGFFAVTLSLPFDFVKTCMQKMKADPVTKKMPYKNMLDCSIQLYKKGGISIFYSSYATYYVRIAPHAMITLITVDYLNNLLKKIS from the coding sequence atgGACAGAGATATAGCTAAATATGATTTAGAATCAAGTTCAAGTGTTGatgttaataaaaaggGGAATAATAACAAGAGTGTTTTTGAAAAGATAAAACCATTCGCAGTAGGAGGAGCAAGTGGTATGTTTGCCACATTTTGTATCCAACCATTAGATATGGTAAAAGTAAGAATTCAATTAAATGCTGAAGgaaaaaatgtattaaagAATCCATTTATAGTTGCTAaggatataataaagaatgAAGGATTTTTGtcattatataaaggaTTAGATGCTGGATTAACTCGTCAAGTTATTTATACTACTGGTCGATTAGGATTATTTCGTACCTTTTCAGACATGGTAAAAAAAGAAGGAGAACCTTTacctttttataaaaaatgtttttgTGCTCTAGCTGCGGGGGGATTAGGAGCCTTTATTGGAAATCCTGCAGATTTATCTTTAATTAGATTACAAGCTGATAATACATTACcaaaagaattaaaaagaaattatacTGGTGTGTTTAATGCATTATATAGAATTTCAAAAGAAGAAGGATTATTTGCTTTATGGAAAGGTTCGGTGCCAACTATAGCTAGAGCCATGTCATTAAATTTAGGAATGCTTTCTACTTATGATCAATCAAAAGaatttttacaaaaatatcTTGGTGTTGGTATGAAAACTAATCTGGTTGCTAGTGTTATTAGTGGCTTTTTTGCGGTCACTTTAAGTTTACCTTTTGATTTTGTTAAAACTTGCATGCAAAAAATGAAAGCAGATCCTGTTACTAAGAAAATGCcctataaaaatatgttagATTGTTCTATtcaattatataaaaaaggagGTATCTCTATCTTCTATTCAAGTTATGCTACTTATTATGTACGTATCGCACCTCATGCTATGATTACACTTATAACTGTAGATTATCTAAAtaatcttttaaaaaaaatttcttaA
- a CDS encoding lipoate-protein ligase B, putative yields the protein MNKINLLVLISLTFIILLNPKMKVGKLKSRTNSGLLYPYFKNKSYRLNRYIFIKPIKNINLNYQKKKKMNLTHEICILNCSEKLIDYKLAFQLQNILHRSKIIMKNKNEVQISSHLELKKLKNFKENMEKYDFCFILQHTPCYTLGSVANCSDILLDNENYYIEELGDLYNNSDSNEIIHLMNICETIQDKINQSDIYNENTNYFNNFLKHCRQRKIPIYRVNRGGKATYHGPGQLVLYFIFNLKNYPSNYNERIINTHYKYTNKEGFPSKTSEYEKNNIYTNSNSKENISSIERTFDLRTTINNFQKIGMETLQKFNIKTHCKKDTIGIFYKDKKIISIGLKITKYISMHGLSLNFNLDNNFLKYLLSCGMNHNDYISMHEINEMKKKNYNYQKGKIASSSNILNELTLNITESLKKVFNVKVRNIKDIREIFY from the coding sequence atgaacaaaataaacCTGCTTGTATTAATTTCCTTAACTTTCATTATACTATTAAATCCAAAAATGAAAGTCggaaaattaaaaagtaGAACAAATTCTGGCTTGTTATATCCATATTTTAAGAATAAATCATATAGATtaaatagatatatattcataaaaccaataaaaaatataaatctaAATTATcagaagaaaaaaaaaatgaaccTAACACATGAAATTTGTATTTTAAATTGTAGtgaaaaattaatagaTTATAAACTAGCTTTTCAACTTCAAAATATCCTACATCGttcaaaaattattatgaaaaataaaaatgaagtaCAAATATCAAGTCATttagaattaaaaaaattaaaaaatttcaaAGAAAACATGGAAAAATATGATTTCtgttttatattacaaCATACTCCATGCTATACCTTAGGTAGTGTAGCAAATTGTAGTGATATACTTCTagataatgaaaattattatattgaaGAATTAGGagatttatataataattcgGATTCGAATGAAATTATTCATCTTATGAATATATGTGAAACAATTCAAGATAAAATTAACCAATctgatatatataatgaaaatacaaattatttcaataattttttaaaacattgTAGACAAAGAAAAATACCCATTTATCGAGTTAACAGGGGAGGTAAAGCTACATACCATGGACCTGGACAGTtagtattatattttatatttaacttaaaaaattatcCATCCAATTATAATGAGCGAATTATAAATACGCactataaatatacaaacaAAGAAGGCTTTCCATCAAAAACATCGGAATATGAAAAgaataacatatatacaaattCAAACAGTAAAGAAAACATATCATCTATAGAACGCACTTTTGATTTGCGAACAACAATAAATAACTTTCAAAAAATTGGAATGGAAACCTTGcaaaaatttaatataaaaacacATTGTAAAAAAGATACAATAGGTATCTTTTATaaggataaaaaaattatatccATAGGATtgaaaataacaaaatatatatctatgCATGGATTGtcattaaattttaatctcgataacaattttttaaaatatctaTTATCATGTGGTATGAATcataatgattatatatcaatgcatgaaataaatgaaatgaaaaaaaaaaattataattatcaaaAAGGCAAAATAGCTAGTAGctcaaatatattaaatgaattaacattaaatataacaGAGTCATTAAAAAAGGTGTTTAATGTAAAAgtaagaaatataaaagatatacgagaaatcttttattaa